A part of Thermoflexus hugenholtzii JAD2 genomic DNA contains:
- a CDS encoding class II fructose-bisphosphate aldolase, translating into MIDVRDRLRRPRWGEALALVDGRVEVRDPVWIRAQGIDELVHQAVFGSPPERAEARWWIYGIAQALGIIPASIHPLYAARGRGEIPPTFTVPAMNLRGMTYDMGRAAFRAARRLEAGAVIFEIARSEIGYTDQRPEEYAAVLMAAAVKEGFTGPLFLQGDHFQVSAKAYARDPEKELQAVRDLTAEAIAAGFYNIDIDTSTLVDLSQPTLDAQQRLNYTLCAALTRYIRSIEPPGVTISVGGEIGEVGGKNSTVEELRAFMDGYRREVGEVVGISKISVQTGTTHGGVVLPDGTLAQVAIDFEALRALSRAARLEYGLAGAVQHGASTLPEEAFHKFVECEACEVHLATGFQNLVFEMLPAAFREEIYAYLRAHHADERKPGETDEQFYYKTRKRAWGPFKQAFWELPEEVRGPIREALEARFALLFERLGVAGTRELVARSVRPVPLLRPIPMPTAETKAEEVEGLAD; encoded by the coding sequence ATGATCGATGTCCGGGATCGTTTGCGGCGGCCGCGCTGGGGGGAGGCCCTCGCTCTGGTCGACGGCCGGGTGGAGGTGCGCGACCCCGTATGGATCCGCGCCCAGGGGATCGACGAGCTGGTTCATCAGGCGGTCTTCGGCTCCCCCCCGGAGCGGGCGGAGGCCCGCTGGTGGATCTACGGCATCGCCCAGGCACTGGGGATCATCCCGGCCTCCATCCACCCTCTCTACGCGGCGCGGGGCCGGGGGGAGATTCCCCCGACCTTCACTGTCCCGGCCATGAACCTGCGGGGGATGACCTATGACATGGGCCGGGCGGCCTTCCGGGCGGCGCGGCGGCTGGAGGCGGGGGCTGTGATCTTCGAGATCGCCCGCAGCGAGATCGGCTACACCGACCAGCGCCCGGAGGAATACGCCGCCGTCCTGATGGCGGCCGCCGTCAAGGAGGGTTTCACCGGCCCTCTCTTCCTTCAGGGAGACCATTTCCAGGTTTCCGCAAAAGCCTATGCCCGGGATCCCGAGAAGGAGCTGCAGGCGGTGCGGGATCTCACGGCGGAGGCCATCGCGGCGGGGTTCTACAACATCGACATCGACACCTCCACGCTGGTCGACCTCTCCCAGCCGACCCTGGACGCGCAACAGCGTCTGAACTACACCCTATGTGCGGCTCTCACCCGTTACATCCGCTCCATCGAGCCGCCCGGTGTGACGATCTCCGTGGGTGGGGAGATCGGGGAGGTGGGCGGCAAGAACAGCACGGTGGAGGAGCTGCGGGCCTTTATGGACGGCTACCGCCGGGAGGTGGGGGAGGTGGTGGGGATCAGCAAGATCAGCGTGCAGACGGGCACCACCCATGGCGGGGTGGTGCTGCCGGACGGGACCCTGGCCCAGGTGGCCATCGATTTCGAGGCGCTCCGGGCCCTTTCCCGGGCGGCCCGCCTGGAATACGGGCTGGCGGGGGCGGTGCAGCATGGGGCCAGCACCCTCCCGGAGGAGGCTTTCCACAAGTTCGTGGAATGCGAGGCCTGCGAAGTCCATCTGGCCACCGGCTTCCAGAACCTGGTCTTCGAGATGCTCCCTGCGGCCTTCCGGGAGGAGATCTACGCCTATCTGCGGGCGCATCACGCCGACGAGCGGAAGCCGGGGGAGACGGACGAGCAGTTTTACTACAAGACTCGCAAGCGGGCGTGGGGGCCCTTCAAGCAGGCCTTCTGGGAGCTCCCGGAGGAAGTGCGCGGGCCCATTCGGGAGGCCCTGGAGGCGCGCTTTGCGCTGCTGTTCGAGCGCCTGGGGGTGGCCGGCACCCGGGAGCTGGTCGCCCGCTCCGTGCGTCCGGTCCCCCTCCTCCGCCCGATCCCAATGCCGACGGCGGAGACGAAGGCTGAGGAGGTGGAGGGGCTGGCAGACTAA
- a CDS encoding YgeY family selenium metabolism-linked hydrolase, with amino-acid sequence MAAEIVSAIRQAVEARREEILRFFLDIVAIPSYDAQIRAVGERVAEEMRRLGFEEVRFDVMGNLLGRIGHGPRILVYDSHLDTVGIGDPEQWAWDPFRGRLEGDLFYARGTCDEKGSTPGMVYGLAIARDLGLLEGWTVYYFGNMEEWCDGLAPNVFVEVDPKIRPDAVVIGEPTGLRVYRGHRGRVELKVIAKGRSAHAASNWLGDNAIYKMLPVIAGIRDLDPWLKSHEFLGKGTITVTMIESRTPSINAVPDECTIYIDRRLTFGETKEEALAQVESCIPPEHRESIRVEILRYEDPSYTGFRYPVEKYFPAWALEESHPLVQAGQATIEALWGERRPTGKWDFSTNGTYWAGKAGIPSIGFGPGDETYAHRVDEHISLSEVVEATAFYALFPSMLWNALSASRGV; translated from the coding sequence ATGGCCGCTGAGATCGTATCTGCCATCCGACAGGCGGTGGAGGCCCGCCGGGAGGAGATCCTGCGCTTCTTCCTCGACATCGTGGCCATCCCCAGCTACGACGCTCAGATTCGGGCGGTTGGGGAGCGGGTCGCCGAGGAGATGCGCCGCCTGGGCTTCGAGGAGGTCCGCTTCGACGTCATGGGCAACCTCCTGGGCCGCATCGGCCACGGCCCCCGGATCTTGGTCTACGACAGCCACCTGGACACCGTGGGCATCGGGGACCCGGAGCAGTGGGCCTGGGATCCCTTCCGGGGACGGCTGGAGGGCGATCTCTTCTATGCCCGGGGGACCTGCGACGAGAAAGGATCCACCCCCGGCATGGTCTACGGGCTGGCCATCGCCCGGGACCTGGGCTTGCTAGAGGGATGGACGGTGTATTACTTCGGCAACATGGAGGAATGGTGCGACGGCCTGGCCCCCAACGTCTTTGTGGAGGTGGATCCGAAGATCCGCCCGGACGCGGTGGTGATCGGGGAGCCCACGGGCCTGCGGGTCTATCGGGGCCACCGCGGGCGGGTGGAGCTGAAGGTAATAGCCAAGGGACGCAGCGCCCACGCCGCCTCCAACTGGCTGGGGGACAACGCCATCTACAAGATGCTCCCGGTCATCGCCGGCATCCGCGACCTAGACCCCTGGCTGAAGTCGCACGAGTTCCTGGGGAAGGGCACGATCACCGTCACCATGATCGAAAGCCGCACGCCCTCTATCAACGCGGTCCCCGACGAATGCACCATCTACATCGACCGCCGGCTGACCTTTGGGGAGACCAAGGAGGAAGCCCTGGCCCAGGTGGAGTCCTGCATCCCGCCGGAGCATCGGGAGAGCATCCGCGTGGAGATCCTCCGCTATGAGGACCCCAGCTACACGGGCTTCCGGTATCCGGTGGAGAAATACTTCCCCGCCTGGGCCCTCGAGGAGTCCCACCCGCTGGTGCAGGCCGGGCAGGCGACCATCGAGGCCCTGTGGGGAGAGCGGCGGCCCACCGGGAAGTGGGATTTCTCCACCAACGGCACCTACTGGGCCGGGAAAGCCGGCATCCCCAGCATCGGCTTCGGCCCGGGGGATGAAACCTACGCCCATCGGGTGGATGAGCACATCTCCCTCAGCGAGGTGGTGGAAGCCACCGCCTTCTACGCCCTCTTCCCCTCTATGCTGTGGAACGCCCTGAGCGCCTCGCGGGGCGTGTGA
- a CDS encoding voltage-gated chloride channel family protein, which yields MRELIRLHLRQRVRLSEGTWVLILAPLIGLGAGVGVFLFRRAVDGVQDMLRSLTPGGWIRILASVLGGLLIAGMTRFFLEREEMPGVSGLILAMVTAGGRLPYWRMPAKAVAAILSLGGTRGSQRPDRRPSRVRLSPAGPAL from the coding sequence ATGAGGGAGCTCATCCGCCTTCATCTCCGCCAGCGGGTTCGCCTCTCGGAGGGCACCTGGGTATTGATCCTCGCGCCCCTGATCGGCCTGGGGGCGGGAGTAGGGGTGTTTCTCTTCCGCCGCGCTGTAGATGGCGTGCAGGATATGCTGCGCTCCCTCACGCCGGGCGGATGGATTCGCATCTTGGCTTCGGTCTTAGGTGGATTGCTCATCGCCGGGATGACCCGCTTCTTTTTGGAGCGGGAGGAGATGCCAGGGGTCTCTGGGCTCATCTTGGCGATGGTCACGGCAGGCGGACGGCTTCCTTACTGGCGCATGCCGGCGAAGGCCGTCGCCGCAATCCTCTCCCTCGGTGGGACCAGAGGATCCCAGCGTCCAGATCGGCGCCCATCTCGGGTCCGGCTTAGCCCAGCGGGTCCGGCTCTCTGA
- a CDS encoding glycosyltransferase family 4 protein, with amino-acid sequence MGRPPILGIDASRATVARPTGVERYARAVIRSLLPYAEAEGVRVRLYFRESPPPDLFPPSPSVEHRVIPFPRLWTHLRLSWEMARRPPTALFVPAHVIPLVHPRSAVTIHDLGYRHFPHAHPFAQRLYLELSTRWSAAVARVVFADSEATRADLIRFYHVPAEKIVVAYPGYDPPPIPEDAEAILRRFGIRSPYLVSVGTIHPRKNFGLILQVAARRLAEGWEGQVVIIGKPGWPDPAFERLRRDPMWAGRLILTGYVDDVTRGALLSRAEAFLLPSLYEGFGFPVLEAQACGVPVLCAPSGSLREVAGEGALLLPPDDPAPWAEALSRLTRDPELRSALIARGHANRQRFSWERCARRIWEALRTLWE; translated from the coding sequence ATGGGCAGGCCTCCGATCCTGGGCATCGACGCCAGCCGGGCTACCGTGGCCCGCCCGACGGGAGTGGAGCGCTACGCTCGGGCGGTGATCCGGTCCCTCCTTCCCTATGCCGAAGCCGAAGGGGTGCGGGTCCGCCTTTACTTTCGGGAGTCCCCGCCGCCGGACCTCTTTCCGCCCTCCCCGTCGGTGGAGCACCGGGTGATCCCCTTCCCTCGCCTGTGGACCCATCTGCGCCTCTCGTGGGAGATGGCCCGCCGTCCGCCCACAGCCCTCTTCGTCCCCGCCCACGTGATCCCGCTGGTTCACCCCCGCAGCGCCGTCACCATTCACGACCTGGGTTACCGCCACTTCCCGCATGCGCATCCGTTCGCCCAGCGGCTGTATCTGGAGCTCTCCACGCGGTGGAGCGCCGCCGTCGCCCGTGTCGTCTTCGCCGACTCCGAGGCCACACGAGCGGACCTCATCCGCTTCTACCATGTTCCGGCGGAGAAGATCGTGGTGGCCTACCCGGGTTACGATCCGCCGCCCATCCCGGAGGACGCCGAGGCGATCCTGCGCCGCTTCGGGATCCGGTCCCCTTATCTGGTCTCGGTGGGGACGATCCACCCGCGCAAGAACTTCGGGCTGATCCTTCAGGTTGCGGCGCGTCGGCTTGCGGAGGGATGGGAGGGCCAGGTGGTGATCATCGGGAAGCCCGGATGGCCGGACCCGGCCTTCGAGCGCCTGCGTCGGGATCCGATGTGGGCGGGCCGTCTGATCCTGACCGGATATGTGGATGACGTCACGCGAGGAGCGTTGCTGAGCCGGGCCGAGGCCTTCCTGCTCCCTTCCCTCTATGAGGGCTTTGGCTTCCCAGTCCTGGAAGCCCAGGCATGCGGGGTGCCGGTCCTCTGCGCCCCCAGCGGGAGCCTGCGGGAGGTCGCCGGAGAGGGCGCGCTCCTCCTCCCTCCAGACGACCCCGCGCCGTGGGCGGAGGCCCTGAGCCGCCTAACGCGGGATCCAGAGCTCCGGTCCGCCCTGATCGCGCGAGGCCACGCCAACCGGCAGCGGTTCTCCTGGGAACGCTGCGCCCGCAGGATCTGGGAGGCCCTGCGAACGTTGTGGGAGTAG
- a CDS encoding IS256 family transposase, whose protein sequence is MRNKTREEILKEVEERIKTMVKELLEALMREERGLYLENHPTQANGYYTRDLLTLVGPVEDLQVPRVREGDFHPQILPYRKRASLELSEAILALYAVGVSTRKISAFLEGIYGAFYSPQSISRLLKVTQEQVKAWRERPLSAEYYAVFLDGTFLSIRRGKTAKEPVYIALGIKPDGRREILGFWLFGAEGESARNGEEVLKDLQRRGVQRVRIFITDDLPGLEEAIKKIFPEADWQLWVLHAVRDALNQSRKKDREARAEDLKKIDRAESREEAEEALRSWRERWGGVYPKIVERGETKAYALLAFLRHPKPIRRYLYTTNQLERLAKEVKRRTKVVEVFCREEAAEKLLYLVLSQLDEAWGARRLRGFAEIQMGGYHADRTH, encoded by the coding sequence ATGCGGAACAAAACCCGCGAGGAAATCCTAAAGGAAGTGGAAGAGCGGATCAAGACCATGGTCAAGGAGCTCTTGGAGGCCCTCATGCGGGAGGAACGGGGGCTCTACCTGGAAAACCATCCCACCCAGGCCAACGGCTACTACACCCGGGACCTCCTAACTCTGGTAGGACCCGTGGAGGACCTCCAAGTTCCCCGCGTGCGGGAAGGGGATTTCCATCCCCAGATCCTTCCCTACAGGAAGCGGGCCTCCCTGGAACTTTCCGAAGCGATTCTGGCTCTCTACGCCGTCGGGGTAAGCACCCGGAAGATCTCGGCGTTCTTGGAGGGGATTTACGGTGCCTTCTACTCGCCCCAGAGTATCTCCCGCCTGCTCAAGGTTACCCAAGAGCAAGTGAAAGCCTGGCGGGAAAGGCCCCTGAGTGCGGAGTACTACGCGGTGTTTTTGGATGGGACCTTTCTTTCTATTCGTCGAGGAAAAACCGCTAAGGAACCGGTGTACATTGCGCTCGGGATCAAGCCCGATGGACGAAGGGAGATCCTTGGGTTTTGGCTCTTCGGAGCGGAAGGGGAGAGCGCCCGGAATGGGGAGGAGGTTCTCAAGGATCTCCAGCGGCGCGGGGTCCAACGGGTGCGGATCTTCATTACCGATGACCTCCCAGGGTTGGAGGAGGCCATCAAGAAGATCTTTCCCGAAGCGGATTGGCAGCTCTGGGTTCTGCACGCGGTCCGGGACGCTTTGAATCAAAGCCGGAAGAAGGACCGGGAGGCGCGGGCTGAGGATCTCAAGAAGATTGATCGGGCCGAGAGCCGGGAGGAGGCCGAGGAAGCGTTGCGGAGCTGGCGGGAGCGCTGGGGTGGGGTCTATCCCAAGATCGTGGAGCGGGGGGAGACCAAGGCCTATGCTCTTTTAGCGTTCCTGCGTCATCCTAAACCTATTCGCCGCTACCTCTACACCACCAACCAGCTGGAACGGCTTGCTAAGGAGGTGAAGAGGCGGACCAAGGTGGTGGAAGTGTTTTGTCGTGAAGAGGCTGCGGAAAAGCTTTTGTATTTGGTTTTGAGTCAGCTGGATGAGGCATGGGGAGCCCGTCGGCTCCGAGGGTTTGCGGAAATCCAGATGGGAGGCTACCATGCTGACCGGACACACTAA
- a CDS encoding glycosyltransferase, with amino-acid sequence VFFPADWFVDLNRLDPQNRFFGGRRRASTAPPLPPSRPRILITLGSTFTGDPAFFIGAARAVQALGGEPLLVLGRSPFAPGLREAVARALPDLPLWDWVDYAAVFPELDLVIHHGGMGTTHAALVYGIPQLVVPHAGEQHLQARRVEAAGVGLSMRPAEATPQRWQALIAALLQEPTFRDRAQVWAQRMEAAGGVEEAAAQLIESREP; translated from the coding sequence GTTTTCTTCCCCGCCGACTGGTTCGTCGATCTGAACCGCCTGGATCCCCAAAACCGGTTCTTCGGGGGACGTCGGAGGGCCTCGACGGCTCCGCCTCTCCCACCCTCGCGTCCCCGCATCCTGATCACCCTGGGCAGCACCTTCACCGGGGATCCCGCCTTCTTCATCGGGGCGGCCCGCGCGGTGCAGGCCCTGGGCGGCGAGCCCCTCCTGGTCCTCGGGCGGAGCCCCTTCGCCCCCGGGCTTCGGGAGGCGGTGGCGCGGGCGCTTCCCGATCTCCCACTCTGGGATTGGGTGGACTACGCGGCTGTGTTCCCGGAGCTGGATCTGGTGATCCACCACGGGGGAATGGGGACCACCCATGCCGCTCTGGTTTACGGCATCCCCCAGCTGGTGGTCCCGCATGCGGGGGAACAGCATCTGCAGGCCCGTCGGGTGGAAGCCGCGGGAGTGGGGCTTTCCATGCGGCCCGCCGAGGCCACGCCCCAGCGATGGCAGGCGCTCATCGCCGCCCTGCTGCAGGAGCCCACCTTCCGGGATCGCGCACAGGTATGGGCGCAACGGATGGAGGCGGCCGGCGGCGTGGAGGAGGCCGCCGCGCAGCTGATCGAAAGCAGGGAGCCGTAG
- the lgt gene encoding prolipoprotein diacylglyceryl transferase codes for MFCPPGTTGAILCVGNFAIRAYGLLLMLGILLGAYLAAAEARRRGENPDHVWDGLLVVFLLGLIGARLYHVFSNPEGAIGWSYYRENPIKILYIWEGGLAIYGALIGGLLGFFLYAYRHRLAVWRWLDIVAPSILVGQAIGRWGNFFNQELYGPPTTLPWGIPIPLERRLPQHLTLPPETRFHPVFLYESLWNTLGFLILFNLSRRLGHRLREGDLFALYLIWYPVGRLWIETLRPDAWKLGNIAAAQVFSLIALAAGLAILIRNRLPGRMPGAKAPSGMSEA; via the coding sequence ATGTTCTGCCCGCCGGGGACTACTGGAGCGATCCTGTGCGTGGGGAATTTCGCCATCCGGGCCTACGGGCTGTTGCTGATGCTCGGGATCCTCCTCGGCGCCTACCTGGCGGCGGCGGAAGCCCGCCGTCGGGGGGAGAACCCCGATCATGTGTGGGATGGCTTGCTGGTCGTCTTCCTCTTGGGCCTGATCGGCGCCCGCCTCTACCACGTGTTCTCCAATCCGGAGGGCGCCATCGGCTGGTCCTACTACCGGGAGAACCCGATCAAGATCCTCTACATTTGGGAGGGAGGGCTCGCGATTTATGGAGCCCTCATCGGCGGGTTGCTCGGCTTCTTCCTTTACGCCTATCGTCACCGCTTGGCCGTCTGGCGCTGGCTGGATATTGTAGCGCCTTCGATCTTGGTGGGACAGGCCATCGGCCGCTGGGGGAATTTCTTCAACCAGGAGCTCTACGGCCCGCCCACGACCCTCCCTTGGGGCATTCCCATCCCCCTGGAACGCCGCCTGCCACAACACCTCACCCTGCCCCCGGAGACCCGTTTCCATCCGGTGTTCCTGTATGAATCCCTCTGGAACACCCTGGGCTTCCTGATCCTGTTCAACTTGAGCCGGCGGCTGGGGCATCGCCTGCGGGAGGGGGACCTCTTCGCCCTCTATCTGATCTGGTATCCGGTGGGACGCCTGTGGATCGAGACCCTGCGGCCGGACGCCTGGAAGCTGGGGAACATCGCCGCGGCCCAGGTCTTCTCCCTGATCGCCCTGGCGGCCGGGCTGGCCATCCTGATCCGGAACCGGCTCCCCGGACGAATGCCGGGGGCGAAGGCCCCCTCCGGGATGTCCGAGGCCTGA
- the arcC gene encoding carbamate kinase, giving the protein MRLQPGLAVVAVGGNSLIKGPDRMTVPDQYEAARETMVHIAEMIAQGWQVVITHGNGPQVGFILRRSELSLHELHPVPLDAADADTQGAIGYMFQKALYNEFRRRGMRQLAVTVVTQVLVDRNDPAFQNPTKPIGSWMDEETARRRAAEQGWVVREDAGRGWRRVVPSPRPRRIIELPAIRALLEDGFVVIAVGGGGIPVVEDETGNLVGVEAVIDKDLASALLAIELRADLFLISTAVEKVALDYGKPTQRWLDRLTASEARRYLAEGQFPPGSMGPKIEAILQYLDHGGKAALITDPPHIPAALRGETGTWFVPD; this is encoded by the coding sequence ATGCGTCTGCAACCCGGACTGGCTGTCGTGGCCGTCGGCGGCAACTCCCTGATCAAGGGGCCGGACCGCATGACCGTCCCCGATCAGTATGAGGCCGCCCGCGAGACCATGGTGCACATCGCGGAGATGATCGCCCAGGGCTGGCAGGTGGTCATCACCCACGGCAACGGCCCTCAAGTGGGCTTCATCCTGCGGCGCAGCGAGCTCTCCCTCCACGAGCTCCACCCTGTCCCTCTCGACGCCGCGGACGCCGACACTCAGGGGGCCATCGGCTACATGTTCCAGAAGGCCCTTTACAACGAGTTCCGCCGTCGGGGGATGCGCCAGCTGGCGGTGACCGTGGTCACCCAGGTCCTGGTGGACCGGAACGATCCCGCCTTCCAGAACCCCACCAAGCCCATCGGCTCGTGGATGGATGAGGAGACCGCCCGTCGCCGGGCGGCAGAGCAGGGCTGGGTGGTGCGGGAGGACGCCGGCCGGGGGTGGCGGCGGGTGGTCCCCTCGCCCCGCCCCCGGCGCATCATCGAGCTGCCCGCCATCCGGGCGCTGCTGGAGGACGGCTTTGTCGTGATCGCCGTGGGCGGCGGCGGCATCCCGGTGGTGGAGGATGAGACGGGCAACCTGGTCGGCGTGGAGGCAGTCATCGACAAGGACCTGGCCAGCGCCCTCCTGGCCATCGAGCTGCGGGCGGACCTCTTCTTGATCTCAACGGCCGTGGAGAAGGTGGCCCTGGATTACGGGAAGCCCACCCAGCGCTGGCTGGACCGGCTGACAGCCTCGGAGGCCCGACGCTACCTGGCCGAGGGCCAGTTCCCGCCGGGCTCCATGGGGCCGAAGATCGAGGCCATCCTCCAGTATCTGGATCACGGGGGGAAAGCCGCCCTGATCACCGATCCGCCCCACATCCCCGCCGCCCTCCGGGGGGAGACCGGCACCTGGTTCGTCCCCGATTGA
- a CDS encoding TrkA C-terminal domain-containing protein has translation METAELPVEADAPAVGRPLSELPWPPECRIAVVRRGAGTLIPNGELTLQAGDRVVLLGKPEAIREAWRMFQRANHEAGPST, from the coding sequence ATGGAGACCGCGGAGCTCCCGGTGGAAGCCGACGCGCCAGCCGTCGGCCGTCCCCTGAGTGAGCTCCCCTGGCCTCCGGAATGCCGAATCGCTGTCGTGCGGCGGGGAGCAGGCACACTAATCCCAAACGGAGAGCTGACTCTCCAGGCAGGGGATCGCGTGGTCCTGCTCGGCAAGCCGGAGGCAATCCGGGAGGCTTGGCGAATGTTCCAGAGGGCAAACCATGAAGCTGGGCCCTCCACTTAA
- a CDS encoding ornithine carbamoyltransferase — MQTHLRGRDVISDLDLSVEEVQTVLDVAFDLKMKQAMGIPHRYLEGKTMAMLFFYSSTRTRASFEAGLAQLGGHPAFIESKTTQIAHGDTAKEIGEIYGRYFDAIAIRHVDWGVGNRYITEVARYSRAPVLNMQCDIYHPFQILADLMTLVEKKGRDLRGKKIAVTWAYAASYQKPLSVPQSLILQLTRFGMHVVLAHPPEFKLMPDIVEQARENARRFGGVFEITDSMDEAFRDADAVYPKSWGCWLTTADPEESARIARKYQDWIADERRMQRARPDAIYMHCLPADRGLEVTDAVIDGPQSVVYDQAENRLHVQKAVMALVMR; from the coding sequence ATGCAGACCCATCTGCGCGGCCGTGATGTGATCAGCGACCTGGACCTCTCCGTGGAGGAGGTCCAGACGGTGTTGGACGTGGCCTTCGACCTCAAGATGAAGCAGGCCATGGGGATCCCGCATCGCTACCTGGAAGGGAAGACCATGGCCATGCTCTTTTTCTACAGCAGCACCCGCACCCGCGCCTCCTTCGAGGCGGGCCTGGCCCAGCTCGGCGGACACCCCGCCTTCATTGAATCCAAGACCACCCAGATCGCCCACGGGGACACCGCCAAGGAGATCGGGGAGATCTATGGGCGCTACTTCGACGCCATCGCCATCCGCCATGTGGACTGGGGGGTGGGCAACCGCTACATCACCGAGGTGGCCCGCTATAGCCGGGCGCCGGTCCTCAACATGCAATGCGACATCTACCACCCCTTCCAGATCTTGGCGGACCTGATGACCCTGGTGGAGAAGAAGGGACGGGACCTGCGGGGGAAGAAGATCGCCGTCACCTGGGCCTACGCGGCCAGCTACCAGAAGCCCCTCTCGGTCCCCCAGTCCCTGATCCTGCAGCTCACCCGCTTCGGGATGCACGTGGTCCTGGCCCATCCCCCCGAGTTCAAACTGATGCCGGACATCGTGGAGCAGGCGCGGGAGAACGCCCGACGCTTCGGCGGGGTTTTCGAGATCACTGACAGCATGGATGAGGCCTTCCGGGACGCCGACGCGGTCTACCCCAAGAGCTGGGGATGCTGGCTGACCACGGCCGATCCGGAGGAGAGCGCCCGCATCGCCCGCAAGTATCAGGACTGGATCGCCGACGAGCGACGGATGCAGCGGGCCCGCCCCGACGCCATCTACATGCACTGCCTGCCTGCCGACCGCGGCCTCGAAGTCACCGACGCCGTGATCGACGGCCCTCAATCCGTGGTCTACGATCAGGCGGAGAACCGCCTGCACGTCCAGAAGGCCGTGATGGCCCTGGTCATGCGCTGA
- a CDS encoding chloride channel protein, translated as MGPEDPSVQIGAHLGSGLAQRVRLSEESIRLLTATGAAGGIAAAFNAPIAGVLFAAEILLGEFATAPITAMVLATVSATLATQVLLGPYPAFLVPAYSFRHPLELPFYLLLGVLAAGVAILYIRLLYGMRLAVERLPLPPWLRTPAGGLVLGLLGLLAPQVLGVGYDSIQTILEGQPHNPILVLEWMFLKLVLTPLSLAVGFVGGVFAPALFLGAMLGYAYGATLGSLFPAWVADPSAYAMVAMAALLAGAIHAPFTATLLLFEMTRDYRIILPLMAAVGLSALISERLQPGSLYTEALRQRGLRLARGRDVDVLESLRVEEAMNPDVVRATQTLPAQAALEILLQRRRRTLIVETPEGTLWGITTLRDLEMALTAGRGGEPVGQICQRPVITIFPDEPVSEAVRRMSEWNIGQVPVVSREDPQRVIGIVRREEVVRAYDLALTRKRR; from the coding sequence GTGGGACCAGAGGATCCCAGCGTCCAGATCGGCGCCCATCTCGGGTCCGGCTTAGCCCAGCGGGTCCGGCTCTCTGAGGAATCGATTCGTCTGCTCACCGCAACGGGCGCAGCGGGCGGGATCGCCGCAGCCTTCAACGCGCCGATCGCCGGCGTGCTCTTTGCAGCGGAGATCCTGCTGGGGGAGTTCGCCACTGCCCCTATCACCGCAATGGTGCTGGCCACCGTGAGCGCCACACTGGCCACCCAAGTCCTCCTGGGCCCTTACCCGGCTTTCCTGGTGCCTGCCTATTCGTTTCGTCATCCTCTGGAGTTGCCTTTTTACCTGCTCCTCGGCGTGTTAGCCGCCGGAGTGGCTATACTTTACATCCGGCTGCTCTACGGCATGCGCCTGGCCGTCGAGCGGCTCCCCCTCCCGCCCTGGCTTCGGACGCCTGCAGGCGGGCTGGTCCTCGGCCTCCTGGGACTACTCGCTCCTCAGGTCCTAGGCGTGGGATACGATTCGATTCAAACCATCCTGGAGGGTCAACCCCATAATCCCATCCTCGTCCTCGAGTGGATGTTCCTGAAACTCGTGCTGACACCTCTCTCCCTGGCAGTTGGATTTGTGGGTGGGGTGTTCGCCCCCGCCCTCTTCCTGGGTGCCATGCTGGGCTATGCGTATGGCGCCACCCTCGGCTCCCTGTTCCCAGCGTGGGTGGCTGACCCCTCCGCCTACGCGATGGTAGCCATGGCCGCCCTGCTGGCCGGGGCGATCCATGCCCCTTTCACTGCCACTCTGCTGCTTTTCGAGATGACTCGGGATTACCGGATCATCCTCCCCCTGATGGCCGCGGTGGGCCTCAGCGCGCTGATCAGCGAACGCCTCCAGCCCGGAAGCCTCTACACCGAGGCTCTCCGACAACGTGGCCTCCGTCTCGCCCGCGGGCGGGACGTGGATGTGCTGGAGAGCCTTCGGGTCGAGGAAGCGATGAACCCGGATGTCGTTCGGGCTACTCAGACCCTCCCTGCCCAGGCAGCCCTGGAGATTCTCCTGCAGCGGCGCCGGCGCACGTTGATCGTAGAGACCCCGGAAGGGACGCTCTGGGGTATCACTACCCTCCGAGATCTCGAGATGGCCCTGACTGCAGGCCGGGGAGGGGAACCGGTCGGCCAAATCTGCCAGCGCCCGGTGATCACGATCTTCCCGGATGAACCGGTGAGCGAGGCCGTGCGCCGGATGAGCGAATGGAACATCGGGCAGGTCCCCGTGGTGAGCCGTGAGGATCCCCAACGCGTGATCGGGATCGTCCGACGAGAGGAAGTCGTGCGGGCCTATGACCTCGCGCTCACCCGGAAGCGCCGGTAG